A DNA window from Chiroxiphia lanceolata isolate bChiLan1 chromosome 6, bChiLan1.pri, whole genome shotgun sequence contains the following coding sequences:
- the PPP1R13B gene encoding apoptosis-stimulating of p53 protein 1 isoform X4, translated as MILTVFLSNNEQILTEVPITPETTCRDVVEFCKEPGEGSCHLAEVWRGNERPIPFDHMMYDHLQKWGPRREEVKFFLRHEESPAENNEQSGRQAQNQRNGINIPVEKRTENGVGNPRVELTLSELQDMAARQQQQIENQQQMLVAKEQRLRYLKQQERRQQQSVSESEKLQKLKERVETQETKLKKIRAMRGQVDYSKIMNGNLSTEIEHISAMFQEKQQELQAAVLKVDQLTQQLEDLRKGKLNGFQSYNGQMTGPAAVELKKLYQELQIRNRLNQEQNSKLQQQKELLNKRNMEVAMMDKRINELRERLYKKKVEARQKENIPLNRINGTSSPQSSLSASGRVAAVGPYIQVPSAGTYAVPVDPVKPQSLTIASNSTHGRSKSETDCGCVKKSPDTWKVSDLDIIVDPILSPPTSLQSAVHNVIRLAPTLFDTQHSNDGNWPILKQSSTPVVKPPQISNTDWKESSMDTALKQGTISSQPLPTSALGSTDKLGLDLGKVPPTVPGVSKQLPQNYGTYPSPVPLGTGSTNSLERRKDGSLPRPGTSIANRQRPVPLPLPSNVHQPSSSQQIQQRISVPPSPTYQPSGPPLFPGGDGRPELPLTVAIRPFLADKGSRPQSPRKGPQTVNSSSIYSMYLQQATPPKNYQQAVYNTLNKSVKAVYGKPVLQSGSTSPSPLPFLHGSLPAQTSSQPQPQPQTEVSEKDQELENAPPPSENSNVENIPRPLSPTKLTPIVHSPLRYQSDADLEALRRKLANAPRPLKKRSSITEPEGPSGPNIQKLLYQRFNTLAGGIESAPFYQPGNPQDFIGILADVDNGNASTNGNIEEPIPVQPTVPLPDEPPPSSDANDNELPSPATEELISTETTNQTSETTEDNNNNNPAIVTSTEQSPSPTPEVSSPVEEEAPLPPALPPPLPATKRTNLKKPNSERTGHGLRVKFNPLALLLDASLEGEFDLVQRIIYEVDDPSKPNDEGITPLHNAVCAGHHHIVKFLLDFGVNVNAADSDGWTPLHCAASCNSVHLCKLLVESGAAIFASTISDIETAADKCEEMEEGYIQCSQFLYGVQEKLGVMNKGVVYALWDYEAQNNDELSFHEGDAITILRRKDDNETEWWWARLNDKEGYVPKNLLGLYPRIKPRQRTLA; from the exons gTTGGGAATCCACGTGTTGAGCTCACTCTTTCTGAACTGCAAGATATGGCTGCCCGACAACAGCAGCAGATTGAAAATCAACAGCAAATGTTGGTTGCTAAG GAACAACGTTTGCGTTACCTGAAGCAGCAAGAACGTCGGCAGCAGCAGTCTGTTTCTGAGAGTGAAAAGCTCCAAAAACTTAAAGAACGTGTTGAAACCCAGGagacaaagctgaaaaaaatccgTGCCATGAGAGGACAAGTGGACTACAGCAAGATTATGAATGGCAATCTGT CAACTGAAATTGAGCATATAAGTGCCATGttccaggaaaagcagcaggagctgcaggctgcAGTGTTAAAAGTGGATCAACTTACCCAGCAACTGGAGGATTTAAGAAAAGGGAAACTGAATGGGTTTCAGTCTTACAATGGACAAATGACAGGGCCTGCAGCAGTAGAATTAAAAAAGTTGTATCAAGAGCTACAG atcCGTAACAGGCTTAACCAGGAGCAGAACTCCAAGCTTCAGCAACAGAAAGAACTCCTAAACAAACGCAATATGGAGGTGGCTATGATGGACAAGCGAATCAACGAGCTCCGTGAACGACTGTACAAGAAAAAAGTTGAGGCAcgtcaaaaagaaaacattcct TTGAACCGTATTAACGGAACTTCATCACCCCAGTCATCCTTGAGTGCTTCAGGAAGGGTGGCAGCAGTGGGACCTTACATCCAAGTTCCAAGTGCTGGCACTTATGCTGTACCAGTAGATCCAGTTAAACCACAGTCTCTCACCATTGCTTCAAACTCAACACATGGAAGATCAAAATCCG AGACAGACTGTGGGTGTGTGAAAAAATCTCCAGACACCTGGAAGGTTTCTGATTTAGACATAATAGTGGATCCTATTCTGTCACCTCCCACTTCTCTTCAGTCTGCTGTTCACAATGTCATCCGCCTGGCACCTACTCTGTTTGACACCCAGCACT CTAATGATGGAAATTGGCCAATACTTAAACAGAGCTCAACCCCTGTGGTAAAACCCCCTCAGATCTCCAACACAGACTGGAAAGAATCAAGCATGGATACTGCTTTAAAACAAGGAACTATATCCAGCCAACCTTTGCCAACTTCAGCACTAGGAAGTACTGATAAACTG GGTCTTGACCTGGGGAAGGTGCCACCAACAGTTCCTGGTGTAAGCAAGCAGTTGCCTCAAAACTATGGGACCTATCCAAGCCCAGTTCCCTTAGGAACAGGTTCTACAAACTCTCtagaaagaaggaaggatggCAGCCTGCCCAGACCTGGCACCAGTATAGCAAACCGGCAAAGGCCCGTTCCCCTCCCGCTGCCCAGCAACGtgcaccagcccagctcctcacaGCAGATCCAGCAGAGAATTTCGGTACCTCCCAGCCCCACGTACCAACCCTCCGGTCCCCCCTTGTTCCCAGGAGGAGACGGCAGGCCAGAACTCCCTTTGACTGTGGCAATCAGACCTTTTCTAGCTGATAAAGGATCAAGACCTCAGTCTCCCAGAAAAGGGCCACAGACAGTGAACTCCAGTTCCATCTACTCCATGTATCTTCAGCAAGCAACGCCACCAAAGAATTATCAACAAGCTGTGTACAATACCTTAAATAAGTCAGTAAAAGCAG tttatgGAAAACCTGTATTACAGTCTGGTtcaacctctccctcacccTTGCCATTCCTTCACGGTTCTTTGCCCGCCCAGACTTCCTCACAGCCACAGCCTCAGCCTCAGACTGAGGTCTCTGAAAAAGATCAAGAGCTGGAAAACGCTCCACCACCCAGTGAGAACAGCAACGTGGAAAACATTCCTCGTCCTCTCAGCCCTACTAAGCTCACCCCTATTGTGCATTCGCCCCTACGGTATCAGAGTGACGCTGACCTTGAGGCCCTGAGGAGAAAACTGGCCAATGCTCCGAGGCCGTTGAAGAAACGCAGCTCTATCACTGAACCAGAAGGCCCGAGTGGACCAAATATACAAAAATTATTGTATCAGCGCTTTAATACTCTGGCGGGAGGAATAGAAAGTGCTCCCTTTTATCAGCCAGGCAATCCACAGGACTTCATAGGTATCTTAGCTGACGTTGATAATGGGAACGCCAGTACCAACGGCAATATCGAGGAACCAATTCCTGTGCAACCCACAGTTCCTCTTCCCGATGAGCCTCCCCCTTCGTCAGATGCCAATGATAATGAATTACCCTCTCCTGCTACTGAGGAACTGATAAGCACTGAAACTACAAATCAAACATCTGAGACAACCGAagacaacaacaataacaatcCTGCTATAGTTACTTCTACTGAGCAGTCACCCAGTCCCACGCCTGAGGTCAGTTCTCCAGTAGAAGAGGAAGCTCCTTTGCcacctgctcttcctcctccacttCCTGCA ACAAAACGTACCAACTTGAAGAAACCCAACTCGGAAAGAACAGGCCACGGTTTGAGAGTGAAGTTCAATCCCTTGGCTCTCCTCCTGGATGCTTCTTTGGAGGGAGAATTTGATCTGGTACAACGAATCATATATGAG GTTGATGATCCCAGTAAACCAAACGACGAAGGAATTACACCTTTGCATAATGCAGTGTGTGCTGGTCATCACCACATTGTGAAGTTCCTGCTTGATTTTGGTGTAAATGTAAATGCAGCAGATAGCGATGGGTG gaCACCCTTGCATTGTGCTGCTTCTTGCAATAGTGTTCATCTCTGTAAACTACTGGTTGAATCTGGGGCAGCTATTTTTGCTTCAACTATAAGTGATATAGAAACTGCTGCAGACAAGTGTGAGGAGATGGAAGAAGGTTATATTCAGTGTTCCCAGTTCTTGTATG GAGTGCAAGAGAAGCTGGGAGTGATGAATAAAGGGGTGGTGTATGCCCTGTGGGATTACGAAGCCCAGAACAATGACGAGTTGTCGTTCCACGAGGGTGATGCCATCACTATTCTAAGGCGCAAGGATGACAATGAAACAGAGTGGTGGTGGGCCCGCCTCAATGACAAAGAAGGCTATGTGCCTAAAAACCTCCTTGGG TTATATCCACGAATAAAACCTCGACAGCGAACCCTTGCTTGA
- the ZFYVE21 gene encoding zinc finger FYVE domain-containing protein 21 isoform X4, producing the protein MCPRCMQCDTKFDFITRKHHCRRCGKCFCDKCCSKKVPLPRMCFVDPVRQCAECALVSQKETEFYDKQLKVLMNGATFFVTLGTSDKSELMVCRLSSNQRYLVLDGDSHYEIEIIQISTVQILTEGFTPGEKDIHTYTSLLESQPVTEGGNTRAIGMILQYKVPGSEEVTQMKFTAGEDFNCNRKLSASWLAAMHKATKLLYESRDQ; encoded by the exons ATG TGCCCAAGATGTATGCAGTGTGATACAAAATTTGACTTCATAACTAGAAAG CATCACTGCCGGAGGTGTGGGAAGTGTTTCTGTGACAAGTGCTGCAGCAAAAAAGTGCCTCTGCCTCGCATGTGCTTTGTGGATCCCGTGCGCCAGTGCGCGGAGTGTGCCCTGGTCTCCCAGAAGGAAACGGAGTTCTACGACAAACAGCTCAAAGTGCTCATGAATG GTGCTACATTCTTTGTAACTCTTGGAACATCTGATAAATCTGAACTCATGGTTTGTCGACTTTCCAGCAACCAGAG ATACCTGGTTTTGGATGGAGACAGCCACTATGAAATTGAAATTATACAGATTTCAACAGTTCAGATACTTACAGAGGGATTTACTCCTGGAg AAAAAGATATTCACACTTACACCAGCCTTCTGGAGAGCCAGCCTGTTACTGAAG gaGGCAACACTCGTGCCATAGGTATGATTCTGCAGTACAAGGTACCTGGGTCGGAGGAGGTAACGCAGATGAAATTCACTGCTGGTGAGGACTTCAACTGTAACAGGAAGCTGTCAGCAAGTTGGCTGGCAGCTATGCATAAG GCAACAAAGCTTCTCTATGAGTCCCGGGACCAGTGA
- the PPP1R13B gene encoding apoptosis-stimulating of p53 protein 1 isoform X3, with the protein MMPMILTVFLSNNEQILTEVPITPETTCRDVVEFCKEPGEGSCHLAEVWRGNERPIPFDHMMYDHLQKWGPRREEVKFFLRHEESPAENNEQSGRQAQNQRNGINIPVEKRTENGVGNPRVELTLSELQDMAARQQQQIENQQQMLVAKEQRLRYLKQQERRQQQSVSESEKLQKLKERVETQETKLKKIRAMRGQVDYSKIMNGNLSTEIEHISAMFQEKQQELQAAVLKVDQLTQQLEDLRKGKLNGFQSYNGQMTGPAAVELKKLYQELQIRNRLNQEQNSKLQQQKELLNKRNMEVAMMDKRINELRERLYKKKVEARQKENIPLNRINGTSSPQSSLSASGRVAAVGPYIQVPSAGTYAVPVDPVKPQSLTIASNSTHGRSKSETDCGCVKKSPDTWKVSDLDIIVDPILSPPTSLQSAVHNVIRLAPTLFDTQHSNDGNWPILKQSSTPVVKPPQISNTDWKESSMDTALKQGTISSQPLPTSALGSTDKLGLDLGKVPPTVPGVSKQLPQNYGTYPSPVPLGTGSTNSLERRKDGSLPRPGTSIANRQRPVPLPLPSNVHQPSSSQQIQQRISVPPSPTYQPSGPPLFPGGDGRPELPLTVAIRPFLADKGSRPQSPRKGPQTVNSSSIYSMYLQQATPPKNYQQAVYNTLNKSVKAVYGKPVLQSGSTSPSPLPFLHGSLPAQTSSQPQPQPQTEVSEKDQELENAPPPSENSNVENIPRPLSPTKLTPIVHSPLRYQSDADLEALRRKLANAPRPLKKRSSITEPEGPSGPNIQKLLYQRFNTLAGGIESAPFYQPGNPQDFIGILADVDNGNASTNGNIEEPIPVQPTVPLPDEPPPSSDANDNELPSPATEELISTETTNQTSETTEDNNNNNPAIVTSTEQSPSPTPEVSSPVEEEAPLPPALPPPLPATKRTNLKKPNSERTGHGLRVKFNPLALLLDASLEGEFDLVQRIIYEVDDPSKPNDEGITPLHNAVCAGHHHIVKFLLDFGVNVNAADSDGWTPLHCAASCNSVHLCKLLVESGAAIFASTISDIETAADKCEEMEEGYIQCSQFLYGVQEKLGVMNKGVVYALWDYEAQNNDELSFHEGDAITILRRKDDNETEWWWARLNDKEGYVPKNLLGLYPRIKPRQRTLA; encoded by the exons gTTGGGAATCCACGTGTTGAGCTCACTCTTTCTGAACTGCAAGATATGGCTGCCCGACAACAGCAGCAGATTGAAAATCAACAGCAAATGTTGGTTGCTAAG GAACAACGTTTGCGTTACCTGAAGCAGCAAGAACGTCGGCAGCAGCAGTCTGTTTCTGAGAGTGAAAAGCTCCAAAAACTTAAAGAACGTGTTGAAACCCAGGagacaaagctgaaaaaaatccgTGCCATGAGAGGACAAGTGGACTACAGCAAGATTATGAATGGCAATCTGT CAACTGAAATTGAGCATATAAGTGCCATGttccaggaaaagcagcaggagctgcaggctgcAGTGTTAAAAGTGGATCAACTTACCCAGCAACTGGAGGATTTAAGAAAAGGGAAACTGAATGGGTTTCAGTCTTACAATGGACAAATGACAGGGCCTGCAGCAGTAGAATTAAAAAAGTTGTATCAAGAGCTACAG atcCGTAACAGGCTTAACCAGGAGCAGAACTCCAAGCTTCAGCAACAGAAAGAACTCCTAAACAAACGCAATATGGAGGTGGCTATGATGGACAAGCGAATCAACGAGCTCCGTGAACGACTGTACAAGAAAAAAGTTGAGGCAcgtcaaaaagaaaacattcct TTGAACCGTATTAACGGAACTTCATCACCCCAGTCATCCTTGAGTGCTTCAGGAAGGGTGGCAGCAGTGGGACCTTACATCCAAGTTCCAAGTGCTGGCACTTATGCTGTACCAGTAGATCCAGTTAAACCACAGTCTCTCACCATTGCTTCAAACTCAACACATGGAAGATCAAAATCCG AGACAGACTGTGGGTGTGTGAAAAAATCTCCAGACACCTGGAAGGTTTCTGATTTAGACATAATAGTGGATCCTATTCTGTCACCTCCCACTTCTCTTCAGTCTGCTGTTCACAATGTCATCCGCCTGGCACCTACTCTGTTTGACACCCAGCACT CTAATGATGGAAATTGGCCAATACTTAAACAGAGCTCAACCCCTGTGGTAAAACCCCCTCAGATCTCCAACACAGACTGGAAAGAATCAAGCATGGATACTGCTTTAAAACAAGGAACTATATCCAGCCAACCTTTGCCAACTTCAGCACTAGGAAGTACTGATAAACTG GGTCTTGACCTGGGGAAGGTGCCACCAACAGTTCCTGGTGTAAGCAAGCAGTTGCCTCAAAACTATGGGACCTATCCAAGCCCAGTTCCCTTAGGAACAGGTTCTACAAACTCTCtagaaagaaggaaggatggCAGCCTGCCCAGACCTGGCACCAGTATAGCAAACCGGCAAAGGCCCGTTCCCCTCCCGCTGCCCAGCAACGtgcaccagcccagctcctcacaGCAGATCCAGCAGAGAATTTCGGTACCTCCCAGCCCCACGTACCAACCCTCCGGTCCCCCCTTGTTCCCAGGAGGAGACGGCAGGCCAGAACTCCCTTTGACTGTGGCAATCAGACCTTTTCTAGCTGATAAAGGATCAAGACCTCAGTCTCCCAGAAAAGGGCCACAGACAGTGAACTCCAGTTCCATCTACTCCATGTATCTTCAGCAAGCAACGCCACCAAAGAATTATCAACAAGCTGTGTACAATACCTTAAATAAGTCAGTAAAAGCAG tttatgGAAAACCTGTATTACAGTCTGGTtcaacctctccctcacccTTGCCATTCCTTCACGGTTCTTTGCCCGCCCAGACTTCCTCACAGCCACAGCCTCAGCCTCAGACTGAGGTCTCTGAAAAAGATCAAGAGCTGGAAAACGCTCCACCACCCAGTGAGAACAGCAACGTGGAAAACATTCCTCGTCCTCTCAGCCCTACTAAGCTCACCCCTATTGTGCATTCGCCCCTACGGTATCAGAGTGACGCTGACCTTGAGGCCCTGAGGAGAAAACTGGCCAATGCTCCGAGGCCGTTGAAGAAACGCAGCTCTATCACTGAACCAGAAGGCCCGAGTGGACCAAATATACAAAAATTATTGTATCAGCGCTTTAATACTCTGGCGGGAGGAATAGAAAGTGCTCCCTTTTATCAGCCAGGCAATCCACAGGACTTCATAGGTATCTTAGCTGACGTTGATAATGGGAACGCCAGTACCAACGGCAATATCGAGGAACCAATTCCTGTGCAACCCACAGTTCCTCTTCCCGATGAGCCTCCCCCTTCGTCAGATGCCAATGATAATGAATTACCCTCTCCTGCTACTGAGGAACTGATAAGCACTGAAACTACAAATCAAACATCTGAGACAACCGAagacaacaacaataacaatcCTGCTATAGTTACTTCTACTGAGCAGTCACCCAGTCCCACGCCTGAGGTCAGTTCTCCAGTAGAAGAGGAAGCTCCTTTGCcacctgctcttcctcctccacttCCTGCA ACAAAACGTACCAACTTGAAGAAACCCAACTCGGAAAGAACAGGCCACGGTTTGAGAGTGAAGTTCAATCCCTTGGCTCTCCTCCTGGATGCTTCTTTGGAGGGAGAATTTGATCTGGTACAACGAATCATATATGAG GTTGATGATCCCAGTAAACCAAACGACGAAGGAATTACACCTTTGCATAATGCAGTGTGTGCTGGTCATCACCACATTGTGAAGTTCCTGCTTGATTTTGGTGTAAATGTAAATGCAGCAGATAGCGATGGGTG gaCACCCTTGCATTGTGCTGCTTCTTGCAATAGTGTTCATCTCTGTAAACTACTGGTTGAATCTGGGGCAGCTATTTTTGCTTCAACTATAAGTGATATAGAAACTGCTGCAGACAAGTGTGAGGAGATGGAAGAAGGTTATATTCAGTGTTCCCAGTTCTTGTATG GAGTGCAAGAGAAGCTGGGAGTGATGAATAAAGGGGTGGTGTATGCCCTGTGGGATTACGAAGCCCAGAACAATGACGAGTTGTCGTTCCACGAGGGTGATGCCATCACTATTCTAAGGCGCAAGGATGACAATGAAACAGAGTGGTGGTGGGCCCGCCTCAATGACAAAGAAGGCTATGTGCCTAAAAACCTCCTTGGG TTATATCCACGAATAAAACCTCGACAGCGAACCCTTGCTTGA
- the ZFYVE21 gene encoding zinc finger FYVE domain-containing protein 21 isoform X5 — MQCDTKFDFITRKHHCRRCGKCFCDKCCSKKVPLPRMCFVDPVRQCAECALVSQKETEFYDKQLKVLMNGATFFVTLGTSDKSELMVCRLSSNQRYLVLDGDSHYEIEIIQISTVQILTEGFTPGEKDIHTYTSLLESQPVTEGGNTRAIGMILQYKVPGSEEVTQMKFTAGEDFNCNRKLSASWLAAMHKATKLLYESRDQ; from the exons ATGCAGTGTGATACAAAATTTGACTTCATAACTAGAAAG CATCACTGCCGGAGGTGTGGGAAGTGTTTCTGTGACAAGTGCTGCAGCAAAAAAGTGCCTCTGCCTCGCATGTGCTTTGTGGATCCCGTGCGCCAGTGCGCGGAGTGTGCCCTGGTCTCCCAGAAGGAAACGGAGTTCTACGACAAACAGCTCAAAGTGCTCATGAATG GTGCTACATTCTTTGTAACTCTTGGAACATCTGATAAATCTGAACTCATGGTTTGTCGACTTTCCAGCAACCAGAG ATACCTGGTTTTGGATGGAGACAGCCACTATGAAATTGAAATTATACAGATTTCAACAGTTCAGATACTTACAGAGGGATTTACTCCTGGAg AAAAAGATATTCACACTTACACCAGCCTTCTGGAGAGCCAGCCTGTTACTGAAG gaGGCAACACTCGTGCCATAGGTATGATTCTGCAGTACAAGGTACCTGGGTCGGAGGAGGTAACGCAGATGAAATTCACTGCTGGTGAGGACTTCAACTGTAACAGGAAGCTGTCAGCAAGTTGGCTGGCAGCTATGCATAAG GCAACAAAGCTTCTCTATGAGTCCCGGGACCAGTGA